The following coding sequences are from one Mycobacterium bourgelatii window:
- a CDS encoding PE family protein → MSFVVVSPELLSMAAADLARIGSAVSAANTAAAGFTTSMLAAGADEVSAAIAALFGTHAQEYQAISVQAAGFHQRFVQALTSGAGVYGLTEVANASPLQAVEQGVLGVVNAPTQALFGRPLIGNGAEGAAGTGQAGGAGGILWGNGGSGGSGAVGQAGGAGGAAGLFGHGGAGGAGGAAGASGVGGAGGIGGNGGWLFGNGGAGGIGGHGAVSGGAGGAGGFAPLIGAGGFGGAGGASTFGTGGSGGAGGSSGWFGAGGIGGNGGEGAVNAGHGGAGGHAGMWYGHAGVGGAGGASTSGTGGNGGAGGTAGLTGNGAAGGAGGVGGIDGGTGGTGGNARLFGTGGAGGMGGSSVGPGDGGAGGDGGLGGMVFGDGGAGGAGGSGPVGGIGGRGGDGGAGGAAGMWGAGGQGGTGGSGGNGFPALPGEVGGHGGDAGDGGHGGRGGWLIGAGGAGGVGGVGGAGGSGEAGIDATVAGASGGHGGSGGNGGAGGAGGNGGKGGLISFLGGQGAGGAGGDGGAAGDGGRGGHGANGTFAGGGTGQGGDGGNAGNAGVAGAGGAGGSGSTVGAAGKTGLISTTIGNGGNGGDGAAGTAARPDGGAGGAGGNAGTFGTGGKGGTGGDGWTGSNGKDAVSTGVSGEHGSSGGNGGAGGTGGQGGTHGGDGGAGGAGGAGGAGGDGGAGRNGSSSIASSMDGGDGGDGGHGGRGGDGGLGGTALAQGYNDGSRGTAGVGGAAGNGGNAGDGANGGSGVQSLGGDGIRGGDGGDAGFGGKGGTGGIGLGGQAASGADGSNGSGGNGGKGGDGAAGTASNPSGGRGGAGGDGGRFGNGGDGGNGGQGFQGKAGSSATSAAAPHGTNGSAGGGGGDGGNGGAGGSLAGNGGNGGNGGAGANGGAGGNGWNGADGSFTTGDGNGANGGNAGTGGDGGAGGKGGAGGSATATAVSKGFSSGSMGLGGEGGDGGDSGVAGRGGDGANATKDGGNGGNGGNGGDTGAAGKGGTGGSGRTGTAASGKDGSRLGGGHGGDGGNGRSQPSDGGDGGNGGDGGNAGNIGNGGNGGNGAAGASGSIGEDADALATKGGNGGAGGRGGAGGAGGAGGSISGNGGDGGDGGTGGKGGRGGHSGAGNNGAAVGAGQHGEDGDPGVVGGTGGNGGQGGAAGKAGAAGGGGGKSGATGTAGDGGAGGTGGKGGAGGNGSNGGQSKSGANNAGTGGDGGAGGAGGAGGSGGAAGTGGGGTAGAKGLQGAGGAGGNGADGGSAVGGGNAAVGGAGGAGGDGGDGGTGGIGGTGGNGGLGATEGNGGAGGRGGWGGDGFSGKGGTGGAGGNGGNGGSKPALGGSAGHGGTGGEGGAGGNSAKGAGATGGAGGNGGHGGGQYGWGGNGGKGGTGGLSDDGLGGNGGQGGTGGQGGVDAPGGRGGNGGAGNSGFVGGGVGGDGGDGGSGYSKGGNGGTGGVGGQGRIGNPVGSDGGAGGAGGKGGSSVDGFGGVGGTGGAGGSGVLGSTLYAGEDGKAGIDPSPTSTGGAGGAGGAGGMTP, encoded by the coding sequence ATGTCGTTTGTGGTTGTTTCCCCCGAGTTGCTGTCGATGGCGGCGGCCGATTTGGCGCGGATTGGTTCGGCGGTCAGTGCGGCCAATACCGCGGCGGCGGGGTTTACCACGTCGATGTTGGCTGCTGGTGCCGACGAGGTGTCGGCGGCGATTGCGGCGTTGTTTGGTACTCACGCGCAGGAGTATCAGGCGATCAGTGTGCAGGCGGCCGGGTTTCATCAGCGGTTTGTGCAGGCGTTGACGTCGGGAGCCGGTGTCTACGGGTTGACGGAAGTAGCCAATGCGTCACCGCTGCAAGCAGTCGAGCAGGGCGTGCTCGGTGTCGTCAACGCGCCCACCCAGGCGCTGTTCGGTCGGCCGTTGATCGGTAACGGTGCCGAGGGCGCGGCGGGTACCGGCCAGGCCGGCGGGGCCGGGGGGATTTTGTGGGGCAACGGGGGCAGCGGCGGTTCGGGCGCGGTGGGCCAAGCCGGTGGGGCCGGCGGTGCGGCGGGGTTGTTCGGCCACGGTGGCGCGGGTGGTGCTGGCGGGGCGGCGGGCGCTTCGGGTGTCGGGGGCGCAGGGGGTATCGGCGGCAACGGGGGTTGGCTATTCGGCAATGGCGGCGCCGGCGGCATCGGCGGGCACGGCGCGGTGAGCGGCGGTGCAGGCGGGGCCGGCGGGTTTGCGCCGTTGATCGGCGCCGGCGGCTTCGGCGGGGCAGGTGGCGCCTCAACGTTCGGCACCGGGGGTAGCGGTGGGGCGGGTGGTTCATCCGGGTGGTTCGGTGCTGGCGGGATCGGCGGCAATGGCGGGGAAGGCGCGGTTAACGCGGGTCATGGGGGAGCCGGCGGTCACGCGGGTATGTGGTACGGCCACGCGGGTGTGGGCGGCGCCGGTGGCGCGTCCACGTCTGGGACCGGGGGCAATGGTGGAGCCGGTGGGACGGCGGGGTTGACCGGCAACGGTGCCGCTGGTGGCGCCGGGGGCGTCGGCGGTATCGACGGCGGCACTGGGGGGACCGGGGGTAACGCTCGACTCTTCGGCACTGGCGGGGCCGGGGGTATGGGCGGTAGCAGCGTGGGTCCGGGCGACGGGGGTGCCGGTGGTGACGGTGGGCTGGGCGGGATGGTATTCGGCGATGGTGGTGCCGGTGGTGCAGGCGGAAGCGGTCCGGTCGGTGGCATTGGAGGTCGCGGCGGTGACGGGGGTGCCGGTGGCGCGGCGGGCATGTGGGGTGCTGGTGGACAGGGCGGCACCGGCGGCAGCGGGGGGAATGGTTTCCCGGCTTTGCCCGGTGAGGTAGGTGGTCATGGCGGAGATGCGGGTGATGGCGGTCATGGCGGGCGCGGCGGTTGGCTGATCGGTGCCGGCGGTGCCGGCGGTGTCGGCGGGGTGGGCGGTGCCGGCGGTTCGGGGGAAGCTGGGATCGATGCGACCGTCGCCGGTGCGAGCGGCGGGCATGGCGGCAGCGGTGGTAATGGCGGGGCTGGTGGGGCTGGTGGTAACGGCGGCAAGGGTGGTCTGATCAGTTTCCTGGGTGGCCAGGGTGCCGGGGGCGCCGGTGGTGACGGCGGGGCCGCCGGGGACGGAGGCCGCGGCGGCCACGGCGCCAATGGGACCTTCGCCGGCGGCGGCACTGGTCAGGGCGGCGATGGCGGTAATGCCGGTAACGCCGGTGTGGCCGGTGCGGGTGGTGCCGGTGGTAGTGGGTCCACGGTGGGCGCGGCCGGTAAGACGGGTCTGATCAGCACGACGATCGGCAACGGCGGCAACGGCGGTGACGGGGCGGCAGGCACTGCAGCTCGCCCCGATGGGGGTGCCGGCGGTGCTGGTGGGAACGCAGGAACCTTCGGCACCGGCGGTAAGGGGGGTACCGGCGGCGACGGCTGGACGGGCAGTAACGGCAAGGATGCCGTCAGTACCGGAGTCAGCGGCGAGCATGGCAGCTCCGGGGGTAACGGCGGTGCCGGTGGGACCGGCGGTCAAGGCGGCACCCACGGTGGTGACGGTGGTGCCGGCGGTGCCGGTGGGGCCGGCGGTGCCGGTGGTGACGGCGGGGCCGGCAGGAACGGATCCAGCTCCATTGCTTCCAGCATGGACGGTGGTGACGGCGGTGACGGCGGTCACGGCGGTAGAGGCGGTGACGGGGGATTAGGGGGCACGGCCTTGGCCCAGGGCTACAACGATGGCAGCCGGGGCACGGCAGGCGTCGGGGGTGCGGCCGGGAATGGGGGTAACGCCGGTGACGGCGCGAATGGCGGGTCGGGCGTGCAAAGCCTCGGCGGCGACGGTATCAGGGGGGGAGACGGCGGCGATGCCGGTTTCGGCGGTAAAGGCGGAACCGGTGGAATCGGCTTGGGCGGGCAAGCCGCATCCGGCGCCGACGGCAGCAACGGCAGCGGCGGTAACGGCGGTAAGGGAGGCGACGGGGCTGCGGGCACCGCCAGCAACCCCAGCGGCGGGCGCGGCGGTGCCGGCGGCGACGGCGGACGATTTGGCAACGGCGGCGACGGCGGCAATGGCGGCCAGGGCTTCCAGGGTAAAGCGGGCAGTAGCGCGACGTCGGCGGCTGCCCCCCACGGCACCAACGGAAGTGCCGGCGGCGGCGGCGGTGATGGCGGAAACGGCGGCGCGGGCGGCAGCCTGGCCGGTAACGGCGGCAACGGCGGTAACGGCGGCGCTGGTGCCAACGGTGGTGCCGGCGGCAACGGCTGGAACGGTGCGGACGGCTCATTCACCACCGGTGATGGCAACGGGGCCAACGGTGGTAACGCCGGCACCGGCGGCGACGGCGGTGCTGGCGGCAAGGGCGGCGCCGGGGGCAGCGCAACCGCCACCGCGGTCAGTAAGGGCTTCTCCAGCGGCAGCATGGGTCTAGGCGGCGAAGGCGGTGACGGCGGCGACAGCGGGGTGGCCGGTCGCGGTGGTGACGGCGCCAACGCGACGAAAGACGGTGGCAACGGCGGCAACGGCGGCAACGGCGGCGACACCGGCGCAGCAGGCAAGGGCGGAACTGGCGGCTCCGGCCGCACCGGAACGGCCGCATCCGGGAAGGACGGGAGCAGGCTCGGCGGCGGCCATGGTGGTGACGGCGGCAACGGCAGGTCTCAGCCCAGCGACGGCGGTGACGGCGGCAACGGCGGCGACGGCGGCAACGCCGGAAATATTGGTAATGGCGGCAACGGCGGCAACGGGGCCGCCGGAGCCAGCGGTTCGATCGGCGAGGACGCGGATGCCTTGGCGACCAAGGGCGGCAACGGCGGCGCCGGCGGCAGGGGCGGCGCCGGTGGCGCGGGTGGTGCCGGTGGAAGCATCAGCGGCAACGGCGGCGATGGGGGCGACGGCGGCACGGGAGGCAAAGGTGGGCGAGGCGGTCACAGCGGCGCCGGCAACAACGGTGCCGCGGTCGGGGCCGGACAGCACGGTGAAGACGGCGATCCCGGTGTTGTCGGCGGCACCGGCGGCAATGGCGGCCAAGGCGGCGCCGCGGGCAAGGCCGGAGCAGCCGGCGGGGGTGGGGGCAAGTCCGGCGCAACCGGCACGGCCGGTGACGGCGGCGCCGGCGGCACCGGCGGCAAAGGCGGCGCCGGAGGCAACGGCTCAAACGGAGGCCAGAGCAAATCAGGCGCGAACAACGCGGGCACGGGCGGCGACGGCGGTGCAGGCGGTGCCGGTGGTGCCGGCGGGTCCGGCGGCGCGGCCGGTACCGGCGGCGGCGGCACGGCGGGTGCCAAAGGGCTCCAGGGCGCCGGCGGTGCTGGCGGCAACGGCGCCGACGGCGGCAGCGCAGTGGGCGGCGGCAACGCCGCCGTGGGCGGCGCCGGCGGCGCCGGCGGTGACGGTGGTGACGGCGGCACCGGCGGCATCGGCGGCACCGGCGGCAATGGCGGCCTGGGCGCGACTGAGGGTAACGGGGGTGCGGGCGGTCGCGGTGGCTGGGGTGGTGACGGTTTCAGCGGTAAAGGCGGCACCGGCGGGGCCGGAGGCAACGGCGGCAATGGCGGCTCGAAACCCGCGCTGGGCGGCTCCGCCGGCCATGGCGGCACGGGTGGTGAGGGGGGCGCCGGGGGCAACAGCGCCAAGGGTGCTGGTGCGACGGGTGGTGCCGGCGGTAACGGCGGCCACGGCGGTGGCCAGTACGGCTGGGGCGGCAATGGGGGCAAAGGTGGCACCGGTGGCCTATCCGATGACGGCCTCGGCGGAAACGGTGGCCAAGGTGGTACGGGCGGACAAGGCGGCGTCGACGCGCCCGGCGGCCGTGGCGGCAATGGCGGGGCGGGTAATAGCGGTTTTGTGGGTGGCGGCGTAGGCGGCGACGGAGGCGACGGCGGCAGTGGGTATTCGAAAGGTGGTAACGGCGGCACCGGCGGCGTCGGCGGCCAAGGCCGAATCGGCAACCCCGTCGGGTCCGACGGCGGTGCCGGTGGTGCCGGCGGCAAAGGCGGCTCGTCCGTCGACGGATTCGGCGGCGTCGGCGGCACCGGCGGCGCCGGCGGATCCGGCGTCCTTGGCAGCACTCTTTACGCTGGCGAAGACGGTAAAGCAGGCATTGACCCGTCTCCCACCTCCACAGGCGGAGCCGGAGGCGCGGGCGGTGCGGGCGGCATGACGCCATGA
- a CDS encoding TetR/AcrR family transcriptional regulator yields MTGADWLVGDARRSVATERIYDAAADFLARDGLHALDIDKLARQVHCSRATIYRYVGGKSEIRNAVIQRAAARVTQSVRSAVKDLSGRERLVTAIIMSVQQIRADPLGQLVISSIRGGTTEVAWLSESDLLADFASDLAGLADGDPQAASWIVRVVLSLMYWPEADEKIERQLIEQFVAPAFAETGGHEADAASPSDQCDSARPALAI; encoded by the coding sequence ATGACCGGCGCCGACTGGCTTGTCGGGGACGCGCGTCGCAGCGTTGCCACCGAACGCATCTACGATGCCGCCGCCGACTTCCTTGCCCGAGACGGCCTTCATGCACTCGACATCGACAAACTGGCCAGACAGGTCCACTGCTCACGAGCCACGATCTACCGCTACGTGGGCGGCAAATCGGAGATCCGTAACGCCGTCATCCAACGAGCCGCGGCTCGTGTCACCCAGTCAGTGCGCTCGGCGGTCAAGGATCTCAGCGGGCGGGAACGACTCGTCACCGCGATCATCATGTCGGTTCAGCAAATCCGCGCGGACCCGTTGGGCCAATTGGTGATCAGCTCGATCCGCGGCGGCACCACCGAGGTGGCGTGGCTCTCGGAGTCCGACCTACTCGCAGACTTTGCCAGCGACCTCGCCGGACTCGCCGACGGGGACCCGCAGGCCGCGAGTTGGATTGTCCGGGTGGTGCTTTCGTTGATGTATTGGCCCGAGGCAGACGAGAAAATCGAACGCCAACTAATTGAGCAGTTCGTCGCGCCGGCCTTCGCGGAAACGGGTGGTCACGAAGCCGACGCAGCCTCGCCGAGTGACCAATGCGACTCCGCGAGGCCAGCTTTGGCTATCTGA